In Propionicimonas paludicola, a single window of DNA contains:
- the hrpA gene encoding ATP-dependent RNA helicase HrpA — MDPELPELHFDEALPISAHVEEIRNALIAHQVLIVAGETGSGKTTQLPKICLLAGRRQIGHTQPRRLAARSVAARMAEELGEPLGQTVGFQVRFSSQRSRQTRVKVMTDGIMLAEISKDRELRRYDTIIIDEAHERSLNIDFLLGYLKQLLPRRPDLKVIITSATIDTQRFSEHFGGAPIIEVSGRSYPVDLRYRPVAGAADQRDRDQIDAICDAVTELTARLDGDILVFCSGEREIRDAADAINAMDLRFTEVVPLYARLSAEEQHRVFAAHTGRRIVLATNVAETSITVPGIRFVIDPGFARISRYSARTKVQRLPIEPISQASANQRAGRCGRLGPGICIRLYSEEDFAARPEFTQPEILRTNLASVILQMAEAGLGDVEGFPFVEPPDASQVRDGVRLLTELGAIAGRDRGHTKTGVRLTAIGRKLARLPVDPRLGRMLIEADRLGCLREVLPIVAGITIPDVRERPLDQAATADALHRRFWAPLGEGDQASPDGSDVAALLRLWQYLKAQRKELSGNAFRRMCRDEYLNFLRVREWQDLHSQLLEAGKELGLHRNDAPADLDRVHIAILSGLASQIGLLDPLSLAKPERGRRRGPAEYLGTRGARFAINPGSSAARSNPELVMAVELVETTRLWARTVAPIKAEWVEQVAEHLIKRSYSEPRWSAKGGQCVATERVTLLGVPIVAGRTVSYARIDPVVAREVFIQAALVEGQWRTRHHFWARNQAVRAEAEDLADRNRRRDLLVDDATIAAFYAARVPADVVSVAHFDRWWSTARRQDPHLLDLSVDDLVDPEVAVDQGGFPDVWSTGDLELPIDYAFDPGSGHDGVTVEVPLARLAGLDPAEFSWQVPGLRAQLAAELLRGLPKQTRTRLVPVPDTAARALAWLEDQPRVAGEPLWTALGRAVQVLVGVQVAAGDWAPDKVPEHLQVRFRIQQQGAAPVVGRDLGELQRSLAPRVQRTLNAAAAHVTHPGATRWEFGTLPISVEAPEPVPVALVDRVDRVGVAVFTDLAEASRSHRAGLRRLIALTTVDPTNWVVSRMSNQTKLALATSPYPSVPTLLADARLRAIGDLMDRVGGLAEVRDQAGLTRLTDAVRGDVAALMAQLVDTTATVLTLAGQVRAQLPRAGQATATDVAEQLRGLVFAGFIAATSANAWPHLPRYLRGALRRLETDGSNPKREAEAAAVIAELEDEYGQLCDRITGPLPVEVADLGWLLEELRVSLFAQSLGTSVPVSPKRVRAAVAAAARSLGI, encoded by the coding sequence ATGGATCCCGAACTGCCTGAGCTTCACTTCGATGAGGCGCTGCCGATCAGCGCCCATGTCGAGGAGATCCGCAACGCCCTGATCGCCCACCAGGTGCTGATCGTGGCCGGCGAGACCGGCTCGGGCAAGACCACCCAACTGCCTAAGATCTGCCTGCTGGCCGGACGCCGCCAGATCGGCCACACCCAGCCCCGACGCCTGGCTGCCCGCAGCGTGGCCGCCCGGATGGCTGAGGAGCTGGGCGAGCCGCTGGGCCAGACGGTCGGCTTCCAGGTCCGGTTCTCCTCCCAGCGCAGCCGACAGACTCGGGTCAAGGTGATGACCGACGGCATCATGCTGGCCGAGATCTCCAAGGACCGGGAGCTGCGCCGCTACGACACGATCATCATCGACGAGGCCCACGAGCGCAGCCTGAACATCGACTTCCTACTCGGCTACCTCAAGCAGCTGCTGCCGCGGCGTCCCGATCTGAAGGTGATCATCACCTCGGCCACCATCGACACCCAGCGGTTCAGCGAGCACTTCGGCGGCGCACCGATCATCGAGGTGTCCGGACGCAGCTACCCGGTGGATCTGCGCTACCGGCCGGTGGCCGGAGCCGCCGATCAGCGCGACCGCGACCAGATCGACGCGATCTGTGACGCGGTTACCGAGCTGACCGCTCGGCTGGACGGCGACATCCTGGTCTTCTGCTCCGGGGAGCGGGAGATTCGCGATGCCGCCGACGCCATCAATGCCATGGACCTGCGGTTCACCGAAGTGGTGCCGTTGTACGCCCGGCTGTCGGCAGAGGAGCAGCATCGGGTCTTCGCGGCGCACACCGGACGCCGCATCGTGCTGGCCACCAATGTGGCCGAGACCTCGATCACGGTGCCCGGAATCCGGTTCGTGATCGACCCCGGCTTCGCCCGGATCTCCCGCTACTCGGCCCGGACCAAGGTGCAACGGTTGCCGATCGAGCCGATCTCGCAGGCCTCGGCCAACCAGCGGGCCGGCCGCTGCGGACGACTGGGGCCGGGCATCTGCATCCGGCTGTACAGCGAGGAGGACTTCGCGGCCCGTCCGGAGTTCACCCAGCCGGAGATCCTGCGGACGAACTTGGCCTCGGTCATCCTGCAGATGGCGGAGGCCGGACTCGGCGACGTGGAAGGCTTCCCGTTCGTCGAGCCCCCCGACGCCAGTCAGGTCCGCGACGGCGTCCGGCTACTCACCGAGCTGGGGGCGATCGCCGGACGTGACCGCGGCCACACCAAGACCGGAGTGCGACTGACCGCGATCGGGCGCAAGCTGGCCCGGCTTCCGGTCGACCCGCGACTGGGCCGGATGCTGATCGAAGCCGACCGGCTGGGCTGTCTGCGAGAGGTGCTGCCGATCGTGGCCGGGATCACGATTCCCGACGTTCGGGAGCGTCCACTGGACCAGGCCGCGACCGCAGATGCCCTGCATCGCCGCTTCTGGGCACCGCTGGGCGAGGGCGACCAGGCCAGCCCGGACGGCTCGGACGTGGCCGCGCTGCTCCGGCTGTGGCAGTACCTCAAGGCGCAACGCAAGGAGCTGTCCGGCAACGCCTTTCGGCGGATGTGCCGCGACGAGTATCTGAACTTCCTGCGGGTGCGGGAGTGGCAGGACCTGCACAGTCAGCTGCTGGAGGCCGGCAAGGAACTGGGCCTGCACCGCAACGATGCGCCGGCCGACCTGGATCGGGTGCACATCGCCATCCTGTCTGGCCTGGCCTCGCAGATCGGCCTGCTCGATCCGCTGAGCCTGGCCAAGCCGGAGCGGGGCCGGCGTCGGGGGCCGGCGGAGTACCTGGGCACCCGCGGGGCGCGGTTCGCGATCAACCCGGGATCCAGTGCGGCCCGCAGCAATCCCGAACTGGTGATGGCCGTCGAGCTGGTCGAGACCACGAGACTGTGGGCCCGAACCGTGGCACCGATCAAGGCCGAGTGGGTCGAGCAGGTGGCCGAGCACCTGATCAAGCGCAGCTACTCAGAGCCGCGCTGGTCGGCCAAGGGTGGGCAGTGCGTTGCCACCGAGCGGGTCACGCTGCTGGGCGTCCCGATCGTGGCCGGACGGACGGTCAGCTACGCGCGGATCGATCCGGTGGTGGCCCGCGAGGTCTTCATCCAGGCGGCCCTGGTCGAGGGCCAGTGGCGGACCCGGCATCACTTCTGGGCACGCAATCAGGCGGTCCGCGCCGAGGCCGAGGATCTGGCCGATCGGAACCGTCGTCGCGATCTGCTGGTCGACGACGCCACCATCGCCGCGTTCTACGCCGCTCGGGTCCCCGCCGACGTGGTCAGCGTCGCGCACTTCGATCGCTGGTGGTCCACGGCGCGGCGGCAGGATCCGCACCTGCTGGACCTGAGCGTGGACGATCTGGTCGACCCCGAGGTGGCCGTCGATCAGGGTGGCTTCCCGGACGTCTGGTCCACCGGTGACCTGGAACTCCCGATCGACTACGCCTTCGACCCGGGCAGCGGTCACGACGGTGTGACTGTCGAGGTGCCGCTGGCCAGGTTGGCCGGCCTCGACCCGGCCGAGTTCAGCTGGCAGGTGCCCGGGCTGCGCGCCCAGCTGGCCGCCGAGCTGCTGCGCGGCTTGCCCAAGCAGACCAGGACTCGGCTGGTGCCGGTGCCCGACACCGCAGCCCGCGCTCTGGCGTGGCTGGAGGATCAGCCCCGGGTCGCCGGCGAGCCGCTGTGGACCGCTCTGGGCCGAGCCGTGCAGGTGCTGGTCGGGGTGCAGGTGGCCGCCGGCGACTGGGCGCCGGACAAGGTGCCTGAGCATCTACAGGTCCGGTTCCGGATCCAGCAGCAGGGTGCGGCTCCGGTGGTGGGTCGTGATTTGGGGGAGCTGCAGCGCAGCCTGGCCCCGCGAGTGCAGCGCACGTTGAACGCTGCGGCCGCCCATGTGACTCACCCAGGTGCGACCCGCTGGGAGTTCGGCACGCTGCCGATCAGCGTCGAGGCCCCCGAACCGGTGCCGGTGGCATTGGTGGACCGGGTGGATCGGGTGGGGGTAGCGGTCTTCACCGATCTCGCGGAGGCGAGCCGGTCGCACCGGGCGGGGCTACGTCGGCTGATCGCCTTGACCACAGTGGACCCGACCAACTGGGTGGTCTCCCGGATGTCCAACCAGACCAAGCTGGCCTTGGCCACCTCGCCCTATCCGAGCGTGCCGACGCTGCTGGCCGATGCCCGGCTACGGGCGATCGGAGATCTGATGGATCGGGTCGGGGGACTGGCCGAGGTCCGCGATCAGGCTGGGCTGACTCGACTCACCGACGCGGTGCGCGGTGACGTGGCTGCGTTGATGGCGCAACTGGTCGACACCACGGCGACCGTGCTCACGCTGGCCGGGCAGGTGCGAGCGCAGTTGCCGCGGGCCGGTCAGGCCACGGCGACCGACGTGGCAGAGCAGTTGCGCGGGCTGGTCTTCGCCGGATTCATCGCGGCGACCTCGGCCAACGCCTGGCCACACCTGCCGCGGTACTTGCGGGGCGCGTTGCGCCGGCTGGAGACCGACGGCAGCAATCCGAAACGGGAGGCGGAGGCTGCGGCGGTCATCGCCGAACTGGAGGACGAGTATGGCCAGCTGTGCGACCGGATCACCGGGCCGCTCCCGGTCGAGGTGGCCGACCTGGGCTGGCTGCTGGAAGAGTTGCGAGTGAGCCTCTTTGCTCAGTCGCTGGGGACGTCCGTCCCGGTCTCGCCGAAGCGAGTGCGAGCCGCAGTGGCGGCTGCGGCTCGCAGTCTTGGAATCTAG
- a CDS encoding LysR family transcriptional regulator yields the protein MLDLNRLRIFRSVVASGSVNDTARLLGYTPSTVSQHLHTLEREVGFPLVERVGRGIRPTAAGHSLAAASAPVLEAMAELEAQARDLRHGASTRLTVRSFASAAYTWMPAVARTLRVEYPEIAFELSINEADTSEAAGQADIEVHTELPSDPVVVPSAYARIELATDDFLVALPPDHPKAGADTIDLAEFAQDDWVQYDFRDPMANRLYEQACAQAGFTPRLAARAQDHVTGLAFVAAGVGIALVPQLALRWSGFDVAYVRPINPTPQRRIVALVRDSVRNNAAAMRAVGVLAELGRKLQR from the coding sequence ATGCTGGATTTGAACCGACTTCGCATCTTCCGTTCGGTGGTTGCCAGTGGCTCGGTGAACGACACCGCGCGGCTGCTGGGCTACACGCCATCCACCGTCAGTCAGCACCTGCACACCTTGGAGCGGGAGGTGGGTTTCCCGCTGGTGGAGCGGGTCGGACGCGGCATTCGTCCGACCGCAGCCGGCCACTCCCTGGCCGCAGCGAGCGCGCCGGTGCTGGAGGCCATGGCCGAGCTGGAAGCCCAGGCCCGCGACCTGCGGCACGGTGCTTCGACCCGACTGACCGTGCGCTCATTCGCCTCGGCGGCCTACACCTGGATGCCGGCCGTGGCCCGGACGCTCCGAGTGGAGTACCCGGAGATCGCCTTCGAGCTGTCGATCAACGAGGCCGACACCTCCGAGGCCGCCGGCCAGGCCGACATCGAGGTGCACACCGAGTTGCCGTCCGACCCGGTGGTGGTGCCTTCGGCCTATGCCCGGATCGAGCTGGCCACCGACGACTTCCTGGTGGCGCTCCCGCCCGACCATCCCAAGGCGGGCGCGGACACCATCGACCTGGCCGAGTTCGCCCAGGACGACTGGGTGCAGTACGACTTCCGTGATCCGATGGCGAACCGGCTCTACGAGCAGGCCTGTGCGCAGGCCGGCTTCACGCCGCGGTTGGCCGCACGAGCCCAGGACCACGTCACCGGGCTGGCCTTCGTTGCGGCCGGGGTCGGCATCGCCCTGGTGCCGCAGTTGGCACTGCGCTGGTCGGGCTTCGATGTGGCCTATGTGCGCCCGATCAACCCGACTCCGCAGCGTCGGATCGTGGCCCTGGTCCGAGACAGTGTGCGCAACAATGCCGCCGCCATGCGCGCGGTAGGCGTCCTGGCTGAACTGGGGCGCAAACTCCAGCGATGA
- a CDS encoding PAC2 family protein encodes MLDPRQLYSLDPDLAASLGGSRPALLHLLDGYIDAGSVTHQAAAYLLSVCEHEVLAEFDHDQLHDYRSRRPQLVFDTNSWVSLTDYSLVLHRLLDATGKPFLLFTGPEPDTQWNRTCAAVLGLAEQLQVSRLITVSGVPMAVPHSRPTLVTAHATDPAVVSGNPMWIDRVQLPGSFSHVLEYRAGQAGLLAQGFVAHVPHYLAQATFPQAVRAVLERVAATAELTIDFQPLAEQAAANLATIAAETSDDAEFPAVVAALEEQYDRLAANGAASLPTAEEIGAAVEQFLAEQDPPPDFRR; translated from the coding sequence ATGCTTGACCCACGGCAGCTGTACTCCTTGGACCCGGATCTGGCGGCGTCCTTGGGTGGCTCACGTCCGGCCCTCCTGCACCTGCTGGACGGGTACATCGACGCCGGCTCGGTGACCCACCAGGCCGCGGCGTATCTGCTCAGTGTCTGTGAGCACGAGGTGCTGGCCGAGTTCGATCACGATCAGCTTCACGACTATCGCTCGCGCCGGCCACAGCTGGTCTTCGACACCAACTCCTGGGTCTCGCTGACCGACTACTCGCTGGTCCTGCACCGACTGCTGGACGCCACCGGCAAGCCCTTCTTGCTGTTCACCGGCCCGGAGCCGGACACGCAGTGGAACCGGACGTGTGCGGCCGTGCTTGGTCTGGCCGAGCAGCTGCAGGTTTCCCGGCTGATCACCGTGTCCGGAGTGCCGATGGCGGTTCCGCACAGCCGTCCGACCCTGGTCACGGCACATGCCACCGACCCGGCCGTGGTCTCGGGCAACCCGATGTGGATCGACCGGGTGCAGCTTCCGGGCAGCTTCTCGCACGTCTTGGAGTACCGGGCCGGCCAGGCCGGTCTGCTGGCTCAGGGCTTCGTGGCCCACGTCCCGCACTACCTGGCGCAGGCCACCTTCCCGCAGGCCGTCCGGGCCGTGCTGGAGCGGGTCGCGGCTACCGCCGAGCTGACCATCGACTTCCAGCCGCTGGCCGAGCAGGCGGCAGCGAACCTGGCCACGATCGCAGCAGAGACCTCCGACGACGCCGAGTTCCCGGCCGTGGTCGCCGCTCTGGAAGAGCAGTACGACCGGCTGGCCGCCAATGGTGCCGCCTCGCTGCCCACGGCGGAGGAGATCGGTGCTGCCGTCGAGCAGTTCCTGGCCGAGCAGGATCCGCCCCCGGACTTCCGGAGATAG
- a CDS encoding acyl-CoA thioesterase, whose product MPGSVAEFISLLELEQLSTDEFVAVGADPQSGMLQRVFGGQVLAQALTAGYRTVADDRVAHSLGAYFLRAGIFGVPISYRVERTRDGGSFSTRRVLASQQGKPIFSMVASFHVDEPGLDHSDVMPLDVPAPEDCPPLSEVLGARGGRAAAAWQSEWGVIETRFASDTSSFDPTARRDAEMKVWVRASSPLPDVGWLHQAMLAYASDLTLLAVSTVPHPVEFAGPKMQVASVNHSMWFHRPARADEWLLYDQVSPSASSGLGFSFGRMFAGGGLAASCAQEGLIRLID is encoded by the coding sequence GTGCCGGGCAGCGTCGCTGAGTTCATCAGCCTGCTCGAGCTGGAGCAGCTCTCCACCGACGAGTTCGTCGCGGTCGGAGCCGACCCGCAGTCAGGGATGTTGCAGCGGGTCTTCGGTGGCCAGGTGCTGGCTCAGGCGCTGACCGCCGGCTATCGGACCGTCGCCGATGATCGAGTCGCTCACTCGCTGGGCGCCTACTTCCTTCGGGCCGGAATCTTCGGCGTTCCGATCAGCTACCGGGTGGAGCGCACCCGGGACGGTGGCAGCTTCTCCACCCGGCGGGTGCTGGCCAGCCAGCAGGGCAAGCCGATCTTCTCGATGGTGGCCTCCTTCCACGTGGACGAGCCCGGGCTGGACCACTCCGATGTGATGCCACTGGACGTCCCCGCACCGGAGGACTGCCCGCCGCTGTCGGAGGTGCTCGGCGCCCGCGGCGGACGAGCTGCGGCGGCCTGGCAGAGCGAATGGGGAGTGATCGAGACCCGCTTCGCCTCGGACACCTCCAGCTTCGACCCCACAGCGCGCCGAGACGCCGAGATGAAGGTCTGGGTACGGGCCAGTAGTCCGCTGCCCGATGTCGGATGGTTGCACCAGGCGATGCTGGCGTACGCCAGCGACTTGACCCTGCTCGCGGTGAGCACGGTGCCGCATCCGGTGGAGTTCGCCGGCCCGAAGATGCAGGTGGCCTCGGTGAATCACTCGATGTGGTTCCACCGGCCGGCCCGCGCGGATGAGTGGCTGCTCTACGACCAGGTGTCGCCGTCGGCCTCGTCCGGGCTCGGCTTCAGCTTCGGGCGGATGTTCGCCGGTGGCGGGCTGGCCGCGTCCTGCGCCCAGGAGGGCCTGATCCGGCTGATCGACTAA